In Deinococcus depolymerans, the following are encoded in one genomic region:
- a CDS encoding LysM peptidoglycan-binding domain-containing protein — MRRTSLLLLILLGLTGPAGPALAATTPAARTVTVRAGDTLYRIATRAGTSVAALRAANGLKGDTIRAGQVLRLPGAATAPARPAGGTRYTVRPGDSLGSVATRYGVSVAALKAGNSLGSSVIHPGQVLKIPPRTARPARATTEIRVVHRYVRMATGDTPARLAARYRLSVDQLRRLNGLNSARLIVPGRKLLVPTRVPVPIPPRPVRSPVSFKRLSPLNVPVRIANVDLRYRTTLIAPVLASPRVAFGSGARVSQLARASGAKVIINGSYFHPQTYAPAGDIVMQGRMLTWGRIPMALAITPDNRATIRVSTTPLLGRPLDTTWAGMETVVATGPRILSRGQLLTHYSAAFRDPALFGRAARSAIGLISNRDLVLVSTHAKLTTTEMGRVMARLGVRDALLLDGGSSTGIAWNGQAVLDSVRKVSYGIGVFTDYTGRRYAR, encoded by the coding sequence ATGCGCCGAACCTCCCTGCTTCTTCTGATCCTTCTCGGCCTGACCGGCCCGGCCGGTCCCGCGCTGGCGGCCACCACCCCGGCCGCCCGGACCGTCACCGTCCGCGCCGGGGACACCCTGTACCGCATCGCCACGCGTGCCGGCACGAGCGTGGCCGCCCTGCGCGCCGCCAACGGCCTGAAGGGAGACACCATCCGCGCCGGGCAGGTCCTGCGGCTTCCCGGCGCGGCCACCGCCCCGGCGCGGCCGGCCGGCGGGACGCGCTACACCGTGCGCCCCGGCGACTCGCTGGGCAGCGTCGCCACGCGCTACGGCGTGAGCGTCGCCGCCCTGAAGGCCGGGAACAGCCTGGGCAGCAGCGTCATCCACCCCGGTCAGGTCCTGAAGATCCCGCCCCGCACGGCCCGCCCCGCCCGGGCCACCACCGAGATCCGGGTGGTGCACCGCTACGTGCGCATGGCGACCGGGGACACGCCCGCCCGCCTCGCCGCCCGCTACCGCCTGAGTGTGGACCAGCTGCGCCGCCTGAACGGCCTGAACAGCGCCCGCCTGATCGTGCCGGGCCGGAAACTGCTCGTCCCGACCCGCGTGCCGGTGCCCATTCCGCCGCGGCCCGTGCGGTCCCCCGTGAGTTTCAAGCGCCTGTCCCCGCTGAACGTACCGGTCCGGATCGCGAACGTGGACCTGCGCTACCGCACCACCCTGATCGCGCCGGTCCTCGCCAGCCCCCGCGTCGCGTTCGGCAGCGGCGCCCGCGTCAGTCAGCTGGCGCGGGCCAGCGGCGCGAAGGTGATCATCAACGGCTCGTACTTTCACCCGCAGACGTATGCGCCGGCCGGGGACATCGTCATGCAGGGCCGCATGCTCACCTGGGGGCGCATTCCGATGGCGCTGGCCATCACGCCGGACAACCGCGCCACCATCCGGGTCAGCACCACGCCGCTGCTGGGCCGCCCGCTCGACACGACGTGGGCCGGCATGGAAACGGTCGTGGCGACCGGACCGCGCATCCTGAGCCGCGGGCAACTGCTCACGCACTACAGCGCCGCGTTCCGCGACCCGGCCCTGTTCGGCCGCGCGGCCCGCAGCGCCATCGGCCTGATCAGCAACCGCGACCTGGTGCTGGTCAGCACCCACGCGAAACTCACCACCACCGAGATGGGCCGGGTCATGGCCCGCCTGGGTGTCCGCGACGCCCTGCTGCTCGACGGCGGCAGTTCCACCGGCATCGCCTGGAACGGACAGGCGGTGCTCGACAGTGTCCGCAAGGTCAGTTACGGCATCGGGGTGTTCACGGACTACACCGGCCGCCGCTACGCCCGCTGA
- a CDS encoding ribosome-binding factor A: MKPEQLQSQLTRVLSEAISGLRDPRVPMIVTVERISVTSDYGIARVYVSAMTGDMDELLDALRGARGHLQRQVADQVKLRRTPTLEFHAASDVIL, translated from the coding sequence ATGAAACCCGAACAGCTCCAGTCGCAGCTGACCCGCGTGCTCAGCGAGGCCATCTCGGGCCTGCGGGACCCGCGCGTGCCCATGATCGTGACGGTCGAGCGCATCAGCGTGACCAGCGACTACGGCATCGCGCGGGTGTACGTCAGCGCCATGACCGGCGACATGGACGAACTGCTCGACGCGCTGCGCGGCGCACGCGGGCACCTGCAGCGCCAGGTGGCGGACCAGGTGAAGCTGCGCCGCACGCCCACCCTGGAATTCCACGCCGCGTCGGACGTCATCCTGTGA
- a CDS encoding thioesterase family protein, which produces MTAAPTPPTVIRVRYAETDAMGVVHHATYPVWFEVARTDLMNALGLPYRDVEARGYYLMLSGLNVEYRRAARYDDTLQVLTRVAAVRSRTLTFTYEVRRGDELLATGETRHIATDHQYRPARLPDDVLAALGAPGTT; this is translated from the coding sequence GTGACCGCCGCGCCGACACCCCCGACGGTCATCCGTGTCCGTTACGCCGAGACGGACGCCATGGGCGTCGTGCATCACGCCACGTACCCGGTGTGGTTCGAGGTGGCCCGCACCGACCTGATGAACGCCCTGGGCCTGCCGTACCGGGACGTCGAGGCGCGCGGCTACTACCTGATGCTCTCCGGCCTGAACGTCGAGTACCGCCGCGCCGCCCGCTACGACGACACGCTGCAGGTCCTGACCCGCGTGGCGGCCGTCCGTTCGCGCACCCTGACCTTCACCTACGAGGTGCGGCGCGGCGACGAGCTGCTCGCCACCGGCGAGACCCGCCACATCGCCACCGACCACCAGTACCGCCCCGCCCGCCTGCCGGACGACGTGCTGGCCGCCCTGGGCGCCCCCGGCACCACCTGA
- a CDS encoding NUDIX hydrolase: protein MSNLSRTLPIKRAAHVYLIRDGHLLLVEERMDDGSIFYGLPGGKANAGETLGDAAVRQVLFETGLTVTDLMFVSLLEGELLPGTRNECYAIFGRFTATFHGELDPTDPEVVGVKWVPFEQVESLVRYGPPPEVEERNPLIWVPTRDFVRGQPRAYYPI from the coding sequence ATGAGTAACCTGTCGCGCACCCTGCCCATCAAGCGCGCCGCGCACGTGTACCTGATCCGCGACGGGCACCTGCTGCTCGTCGAGGAACGCATGGACGACGGCAGCATCTTCTACGGCCTGCCCGGCGGGAAAGCCAATGCCGGCGAGACCCTCGGGGACGCCGCCGTCCGTCAGGTGCTGTTCGAGACCGGCCTGACCGTCACGGACCTGATGTTCGTCAGCCTGCTCGAAGGCGAACTGCTGCCCGGCACCCGCAACGAGTGCTACGCCATCTTCGGGCGCTTCACCGCCACCTTCCACGGCGAACTGGACCCCACCGACCCCGAGGTCGTGGGCGTCAAGTGGGTTCCGTTCGAGCAGGTCGAGTCCCTGGTCCGCTACGGCCCGCCGCCCGAAGTCGAGGAACGCAACCCGCTGATCTGGGTGCCCACCCGCGACTTCGTGCGCGGCCAGCCCCGCGCGTACTACCCCATCTAG
- a CDS encoding M1 family metallopeptidase produces MRPAARPSRRARRGRWLLAGALLLPAAAQSPPAAEPATRDRPVGDTLYPTLGQADLDARHYDVHLTVTQPGTRALSGEVTVTLRATRDLPLISLDFLGPPVTFARWDGQPVPYRQDRPGGKLRILRALPAGQQASVTLRYAGVAGLLPDPVFPFTLGWQAVPDPLKVGGGANFAFGEPDGTRTFLPVNDHPSDPATFTVTLTVPPGTAAVASGERVRVTDTPGAHTVTFEQTRPIPTYALAVHLGPLEEQGSPAVPVGEGGAAVARRDYFPPGTPGAVRAPYRRTGEILGVLSDWFGPFPFATYGSVVVTAHLPALETATLSTMPVASSSDRVLVHETAHQWFGNSVTLRDWSDVWLNEGFATYAELLWHEHLGQDPRPLAEAWYATLQRRGTRPLVATDATELFDSSAYQRGALALHALRRQVGDPAFRRFLRAYAQGQAGPVVGTDDLLAFVRRTLGDPAGDTLQRWIRQPLLPPAP; encoded by the coding sequence GTGCGCCCGGCCGCCCGCCCGTCACGCCGCGCCCGCCGGGGCCGGTGGCTGCTGGCCGGGGCGCTGCTGCTGCCGGCCGCCGCGCAGAGCCCACCCGCGGCCGAACCCGCCACCCGGGACCGGCCGGTGGGGGACACCCTGTACCCCACGCTGGGGCAGGCTGACCTGGACGCCCGTCACTACGACGTGCATCTGACCGTCACGCAGCCCGGCACCCGCGCCCTGAGCGGCGAGGTGACCGTCACCCTGCGCGCCACGCGCGACCTGCCGCTGATCAGCCTGGACTTCCTGGGGCCGCCCGTCACGTTCGCCCGCTGGGACGGACAGCCCGTCCCGTACCGGCAGGACCGCCCCGGCGGGAAGCTGCGGATCCTGCGCGCCCTGCCCGCCGGCCAGCAGGCGAGCGTGACGCTGCGCTACGCCGGCGTGGCGGGCCTGCTGCCGGACCCGGTGTTCCCGTTCACGCTGGGCTGGCAGGCCGTCCCGGACCCGCTGAAGGTCGGGGGCGGCGCGAACTTCGCCTTCGGGGAACCGGACGGGACCCGCACCTTCCTGCCGGTCAACGATCACCCATCGGACCCCGCCACCTTCACCGTCACCCTGACCGTCCCGCCCGGCACGGCCGCCGTCGCCAGCGGCGAACGCGTCCGCGTGACCGACACCCCCGGCGCACACACCGTCACCTTCGAGCAGACCCGCCCCATTCCCACCTACGCCCTGGCCGTGCACCTGGGTCCCCTCGAAGAGCAGGGCAGCCCCGCCGTTCCGGTCGGCGAGGGAGGCGCCGCGGTCGCCCGGCGCGATTACTTCCCGCCGGGCACGCCGGGCGCCGTCCGCGCCCCGTACCGCCGTACCGGCGAGATCCTGGGCGTCCTGAGTGACTGGTTCGGGCCGTTCCCGTTCGCCACGTACGGGTCGGTGGTCGTCACGGCCCACCTGCCGGCGCTGGAAACCGCGACCCTCTCGACCATGCCCGTCGCGTCCAGCAGTGACCGCGTGCTGGTGCATGAAACGGCGCACCAGTGGTTCGGGAACAGCGTGACGCTGCGCGACTGGTCCGACGTGTGGCTCAACGAGGGCTTCGCCACCTACGCCGAACTGCTGTGGCACGAACACCTGGGACAGGACCCCCGCCCGCTGGCAGAGGCGTGGTACGCGACCCTGCAGCGGCGCGGCACCCGGCCCCTGGTGGCCACGGACGCCACCGAACTGTTCGATTCCAGCGCCTACCAGCGCGGCGCGCTCGCCCTGCACGCCCTGCGCCGGCAGGTCGGCGACCCCGCCTTCCGCCGCTTCCTGCGCGCCTACGCCCAGGGGCAGGCCGGACCGGTGGTCGGCACGGACGACCTGCTGGCCTTCGTCCGCCGCACCCTGGGCGATCCCGCCGGGGACACCCTGCAGCGCTGGATCCGCCAGCCGCTCCTGCCGCCCGCGCCCTGA
- a CDS encoding BON domain-containing protein: MWPFGKSTADRVKDAINEQARLKDLGLQVQERGGTVTVTGMVPNERYLGLINAVAGGINGVKSVDTSGVTFEEQAAAPAQPAPAVPSATVQEATPELHPTTGNMNARAEDTEIEDSSRVAKAVLKALRGNGELADDPIDVLQSGRSVILRGVVDNDHEKRLAEQLARDVQGVASVDVSGLKVAAGAKELAREKDTGTGDTVYTVKAGDTLSGIAQKYYGDAMEYKKIAHYNNISNPDLIQVGQKIRIPG; the protein is encoded by the coding sequence ATGTGGCCTTTTGGAAAAAGCACCGCTGACCGAGTCAAAGACGCCATCAACGAGCAGGCCCGCCTGAAGGACCTGGGCCTGCAGGTACAGGAGCGCGGCGGCACCGTGACCGTGACCGGCATGGTTCCCAACGAGCGGTACCTGGGCCTGATCAACGCCGTTGCTGGCGGCATCAACGGCGTCAAGAGCGTCGACACGAGCGGCGTGACCTTCGAGGAACAGGCCGCCGCGCCCGCGCAGCCCGCGCCGGCCGTCCCGTCGGCCACGGTGCAGGAGGCCACCCCGGAACTGCACCCCACGACCGGCAACATGAACGCCCGCGCCGAGGACACCGAGATCGAGGACAGCAGCCGCGTCGCCAAGGCGGTCCTGAAGGCCCTGCGCGGTAACGGCGAACTGGCCGACGATCCCATCGACGTGCTGCAGAGCGGCAGGAGCGTCATCCTGCGCGGCGTGGTGGACAACGACCACGAGAAACGCCTCGCTGAACAGCTCGCCCGTGACGTGCAGGGCGTGGCGTCCGTGGATGTCAGCGGCCTGAAGGTCGCCGCCGGCGCCAAGGAACTCGCCAGGGAGAAGGACACCGGCACGGGCGACACGGTCTACACCGTCAAGGCCGGCGACACCCTGAGCGGCATCGCGCAGAAGTACTACGGTGACGCCATGGAGTACAAGAAGATCGCGCACTACAACAACATCAGCAACCCGGACCTGATCCAGGTCGGGCAGAAGATCCGCATTCCCGGCTGA
- a CDS encoding sensor histidine kinase — protein MMRVMGRAHTGTPRRARGGPLRDLFDPTTYRAAAYVLLTLPVGALVAALLTVVVTGGLLTLPLLIGAPALVGAVWLVGALGDLQRAAAGVLGVTFRRPVPASYAGVLAWLGAQLSSPVTYRTLLFHVVQLPLGAVCWVVLVALLGAALLGLSAPGWALGSVVPVVWNEWTVQPGPLAVAGLMLSGLGLLVVTAGVLNLMGRLWTRLVAALLTLDTGDEAARREVVALRRAAGRVALGDDLDATLADLTAQALAASSAAQVAVYAPDGTLRAASDPDPWEDLPGTPDPSGPALNAAGLPVPAPGEANVLPLPDGGLLAVLPVSAGTLDGGTLRARYRPGVRPGADELAFLLSIADHAGTALHAAQLIERAGARAGEQERARLARELHDSVAQALYGITLGAKTARATLERDPARTRQSLDYTIRLAEGGVSEMKALLFSLRPDALEEGGLIAALTQHAHALEARHGLQVHAELRREPDLAPDVQAAAYRVAQEALHNVVKHARAAQVWVSLTQDGPHVTLTVRDDGRGFDPHAQGRGTLGQRSMRERAAGAGGTLRVQSEPGEGTTVTLTLPVAAPGGRP, from the coding sequence ATGATGAGGGTCATGGGCCGCGCACACACGGGAACCCCACGCCGGGCGCGTGGCGGTCCGCTGCGTGACCTGTTCGACCCGACCACCTACCGCGCGGCGGCCTACGTCCTGCTGACCCTGCCGGTCGGGGCGCTGGTCGCGGCGCTGCTGACGGTCGTCGTGACGGGCGGCCTGCTGACCCTGCCGCTCCTGATCGGGGCCCCGGCCCTGGTGGGCGCCGTGTGGCTGGTCGGGGCGCTCGGCGACCTGCAGCGCGCCGCGGCGGGCGTGCTGGGCGTCACGTTCCGGCGGCCCGTTCCGGCGTCCTACGCGGGCGTGCTGGCGTGGCTGGGCGCCCAGCTGTCGTCGCCGGTCACGTACCGCACGCTGCTGTTTCACGTGGTGCAGTTGCCGCTGGGCGCCGTGTGCTGGGTGGTGCTGGTGGCGCTGCTGGGCGCCGCGCTGCTGGGCCTGTCCGCGCCGGGCTGGGCGCTGGGGTCGGTCGTGCCGGTCGTGTGGAACGAGTGGACCGTGCAGCCCGGCCCGCTGGCCGTCGCGGGCCTGATGCTGTCCGGGCTGGGCCTGCTGGTCGTGACGGCCGGCGTCCTGAACCTGATGGGGCGCCTGTGGACGCGGCTGGTGGCGGCGCTGCTGACCCTGGACACCGGGGACGAGGCGGCGCGCCGCGAGGTGGTGGCGCTGCGCCGCGCCGCCGGCCGCGTGGCGCTCGGCGACGACCTCGACGCCACGCTGGCCGACCTGACCGCGCAGGCCCTCGCGGCCAGCTCGGCGGCGCAGGTGGCCGTGTACGCCCCGGACGGCACCCTGCGCGCCGCCAGCGACCCGGACCCCTGGGAGGACCTGCCGGGCACCCCCGATCCGTCCGGGCCGGCCCTGAACGCCGCGGGCCTGCCGGTGCCCGCGCCGGGCGAGGCGAACGTGCTGCCCCTGCCGGACGGCGGGCTGCTGGCGGTCCTGCCGGTATCGGCCGGCACGCTGGACGGCGGTACGCTGCGCGCCCGCTACCGCCCGGGCGTGCGTCCCGGCGCGGACGAACTGGCGTTCCTGCTGAGCATCGCCGATCACGCCGGCACCGCCCTGCACGCCGCCCAGCTGATCGAACGGGCCGGTGCCCGCGCCGGGGAGCAGGAACGCGCCCGGCTGGCCCGCGAACTGCACGACAGCGTCGCGCAGGCCCTGTACGGCATCACGCTGGGCGCCAAGACCGCCCGCGCCACGCTGGAACGCGACCCGGCCCGGACGCGACAGAGCCTGGACTACACCATCCGGCTGGCCGAGGGGGGCGTGTCCGAGATGAAGGCCCTGCTGTTCAGCCTGCGCCCGGACGCGCTGGAGGAGGGCGGCCTGATCGCGGCGCTCACCCAGCACGCGCACGCCCTGGAGGCCCGGCACGGCCTGCAGGTGCACGCCGAGCTGCGCCGCGAACCGGACCTCGCCCCGGACGTGCAGGCCGCCGCGTACCGCGTGGCGCAGGAAGCGCTGCACAACGTGGTCAAGCACGCCCGCGCCGCGCAGGTGTGGGTGTCGCTCACGCAGGACGGCCCGCACGTCACGCTGACCGTCCGGGACGACGGGCGCGGCTTCGACCCGCACGCGCAGGGGCGCGGCACGCTCGGGCAGCGCAGCATGCGTGAGCGTGCGGCCGGGGCGGGCGGCACCCTGCGCGTGCAGTCCGAGCCGGGGGAGGGCACCACCGTCACCCTGACCCTGCCGGTCGCCGCGCCAGGAGGACGCCCGTGA
- a CDS encoding DUF4097 family beta strand repeat-containing protein — protein sequence MTTVPPSRSLLPVLARMAGGLLLAGAGALLTWQNVTLHPTPGMSVLDTPLSVPLDGPLPLDLAQNATLNFTGDRVNVLLGALPRGSALAVQGRVHHRARNPVQADVTRQGRTLNAALSLRVQPLDRGGVIVAGPEPVQHTATLRLARNLPLTLGSVTTSGHVTADLGGLRLRALTLRSDSGDQTLDLPARAAGALSVVTRSGRVTVRAAPGSAPDALRVNTASGDQTLDLSAMRTQTLGVGTESGDVRLTLPTVTGRATLTSASGNLTVSATPRTRGNLDIRTQSGDVTLRLPPALKVRVRFTDRDTLSWPLGTPAPLAPDLDVFVDAPRAHFTLSPLEDTP from the coding sequence GTGACGACCGTGCCGCCCTCACGGTCCCTGCTGCCGGTTCTGGCCCGCATGGCGGGCGGGCTCCTGCTGGCCGGGGCCGGCGCCCTCCTGACCTGGCAGAACGTCACGTTGCACCCCACGCCCGGCATGAGCGTCCTCGACACGCCCCTGAGCGTCCCGCTGGACGGCCCCCTCCCGCTGGACCTCGCGCAGAACGCCACCCTGAACTTCACCGGGGACCGCGTGAACGTCTTGCTGGGCGCCCTGCCGCGCGGCAGCGCCCTGGCCGTGCAGGGCCGCGTTCACCACCGCGCCCGCAATCCCGTCCAGGCCGACGTGACCCGCCAGGGACGCACCCTGAACGCCGCGCTGTCCCTGCGCGTGCAGCCGCTGGACCGGGGGGGCGTGATCGTGGCCGGGCCGGAACCCGTGCAGCACACGGCCACGTTGCGGCTCGCGCGTAACCTGCCGCTCACGCTGGGCAGCGTCACCACCAGCGGGCACGTGACCGCCGACCTGGGCGGCCTGCGCCTGCGCGCCCTGACGCTGCGCAGCGACAGCGGCGACCAGACGCTCGACTTGCCCGCCCGGGCCGCCGGGGCGCTCAGCGTCGTGACCCGCAGCGGCCGGGTCACGGTCCGCGCCGCGCCCGGCTCGGCTCCCGACGCGCTGCGCGTGAACACCGCCAGCGGTGACCAGACCCTCGACCTGAGCGCCATGCGCACCCAGACGCTGGGTGTCGGCACCGAGAGTGGCGACGTGCGCCTCACGCTGCCCACCGTGACGGGCCGCGCCACCCTGACGAGCGCCAGCGGCAACCTGACCGTCAGCGCCACGCCCCGCACCCGTGGGAACCTCGACATCCGCACCCAGAGCGGCGACGTGACCCTGCGCCTGCCGCCCGCCCTGAAGGTCCGGGTGCGGTTCACGGACCGCGACACCCTGTCCTGGCCGCTCGGAACGCCCGCCCCGCTGGCCCCGGACCTCGACGTGTTCGTGGACGCGCCCCGAGCTCACTTCACCCTGAGTCCCCTGGAGGACACCCCATGA
- a CDS encoding response regulator transcription factor, translating to MTNPSSEPSVRVLLVDDHAVVRQGLRLFLGLDPLIDVIGEAANGEEALAQVAALRPDVVIMDLMMPVMDGITATRALKRAHPDTEVIALTSTLEEHKVNGAIEAGAISYMLKDASSDTLADAIHAAARGEVRLHPEAARRLVRDFRGGEMRESLTPKETIVLQLIAHGYSNRDIAADQNVSEATVKTHVSRLLGKLGLDSRTQAALYALKHGVATLDGVDL from the coding sequence ATGACCAATCCCAGTTCCGAACCTTCCGTGCGCGTCCTGCTGGTCGACGATCACGCCGTCGTCCGCCAGGGCCTGCGTCTGTTCCTGGGCCTCGACCCGCTGATCGACGTGATCGGCGAGGCCGCCAACGGCGAGGAGGCGCTGGCGCAGGTGGCCGCGCTGCGTCCGGACGTGGTCATCATGGACCTGATGATGCCCGTCATGGACGGCATTACCGCCACCCGAGCCCTGAAACGCGCCCACCCGGACACCGAGGTCATCGCCCTGACCAGCACCCTGGAGGAACACAAGGTGAACGGCGCCATCGAGGCCGGCGCGATCAGTTACATGCTCAAGGACGCGAGCAGTGACACCCTGGCCGACGCCATTCACGCCGCCGCGCGCGGCGAGGTGCGCCTGCACCCGGAAGCGGCCCGCCGCCTCGTGCGGGACTTCCGGGGCGGCGAGATGCGCGAGAGCCTCACTCCCAAGGAAACCATCGTCCTGCAACTGATCGCGCACGGGTACAGCAACCGCGACATCGCCGCCGACCAGAACGTCAGCGAGGCCACCGTGAAAACCCACGTCTCGCGCCTGCTGGGCAAACTGGGCCTGGACAGCCGCACCCAGGCGGCGCTGTACGCCCTGAAGCACGGTGTCGCCACCCTGGACGGCGTAGACCTGTAA
- a CDS encoding XRE family transcriptional regulator: MRDETTDAIAQRLRLERETRGWSLADLAARSGVARASISRIERGEMSPTAALLVRLAGAFDLTLAGLLVRAEAAASRLTRAADQPVWRDPATGYTRTQVFMRPDHPVELVQVTMPPGGQAALPASSYALIRQVIQVQSGQLTVTEGGDTHHLHAGDSLGFGPPADVVIANETAHPCTYLVALARS, from the coding sequence ATGCGCGACGAAACGACGGACGCCATCGCCCAGCGCCTGCGCCTGGAACGCGAGACGCGCGGCTGGTCCCTGGCCGACCTCGCCGCGCGCTCCGGCGTGGCCCGCGCCAGCATCAGCCGCATCGAACGCGGCGAGATGAGCCCCACGGCAGCGCTGCTCGTGCGCCTCGCCGGGGCCTTCGACCTCACGCTCGCCGGCCTGCTCGTCCGCGCCGAGGCCGCCGCCAGCCGCCTGACCCGCGCTGCCGACCAGCCCGTCTGGCGCGACCCGGCCACCGGCTACACCCGCACGCAGGTGTTCATGCGCCCCGACCACCCGGTCGAACTCGTGCAGGTCACCATGCCTCCCGGCGGGCAGGCCGCGCTGCCCGCCTCCTCGTACGCCCTGATCCGGCAGGTGATCCAGGTGCAATCCGGGCAGCTGACGGTCACCGAGGGCGGCGACACCCACCACCTGCACGCCGGGGACAGCCTGGGCTTCGGCCCGCCTGCCGACGTGGTCATCGCCAACGAGACCGCCCACCCCTGCACGTACCTCGTCGCACTCGCCCGGAGCTGA